The nucleotide window GAGTTTATCGAACTAGAGAGGAATCGAGTTGAGAAaaggacgacgccgccgacggcgaagcaTGCTTTGGGGCGATACACAAAAGTTGATACCACGGGGTTGTCACCATAAAGGCAAAGCTAGACGGCGTATAGCTATTTGCTGCGGGAACTGTCTGCCGGCCTCTTGACCTCTCCGTTTCCCAGGATCAGGCCATGAAGTTGTTGGTCGTGCTGCGCCACAGGAACCGGGCCATCTGAGGGCTGGGAGAGGAACTGCTCCGATAGAGCCAGGCCGTAGAGCAATACAGGATGCCTCAGGGACAACTCGCTGTACTTTGATGCGTACCTTCTGATAAAAAGATCATAAAACCCCTTCCCATGACCCAGCCGTCGCAGTGAGCCTGAGTTGCTGTCTATGTCAAATGCGACTCCAGGAAGTAGCATCAGGTCTAGGAAAGACAGCTCGGAGGACTCTGCGCCAGGTTCGCCGAGAACTCGGTCTCTCTGGTTTACCGTCCTGGGGTCGATGCTGGGAATGCCCCATTTGTCCAGCTGCAGGGATTCGTAGTCGTGTAGGTCGCGCAGGCGCACCATGTCCATGACTCTGGGAGGTGTTTCTCCTGGCGCAAAGGGCGACTTGTGCAGGTACGGGATGTAGACGTGTTTCCCAGCTAATAGGGCATGACGCACGATGTCGTCTGTCTGGATTTCGCCTGAGGGCATCGAAAGAAAGATGCTAACCTTCTGCGCCTCCACGTATGGTCTAAACGTCTTGAGTGTCTCAAAGACGGCTTGGCCTAGGGGCGGGTGGTTGTTAAGGTCATGCAGGGGAGATTCAGTTCAAGGAATCACTTACTCTGGGCCTTGATTGAATCGTGTGCGATGCCAGTAAGTCTGTCCTTCATAGCAGAACGCAGCTGGTTCTTCGCAGCCACCAATGAAGCCATGACTGCTGCCGGGAAGAGTTGATTTCAAGATCAAATGGATTAATTGATGAATTGCTTTAGACGATAGAAGAACGAATGCAGGGGATGGATGATAGTGGCGACATATGACCGAACTCGCTCAGTCCTGTTCAAAGTCTCGAGAGAGTCAATACTCGGCTCCATTGCGATGACAGACGATTGGTGGTGCTCCAAAGACCCCGGTGGGTCTGTAGTGGTTACTGCGATGGCGGGTCCAATATTTGCATGGCGAGGCATGCATTAAAACAAGACATGATTGGAATACTCTTGTTCCAGTTTCAACGATCGAAGGAATGCAAGGAGTTGAAAGGAGAAAGTCAACCGTCAATGATTGTACTCTTCAGATAATTCCGTTCCAAACCATCACGAAAACATCAAAGCAGAGAGGGAAGCTCTCCCTCACCGGGACAGTCAGGCGCAGCACTCGTTCGACCATGATTGAAGGTGTACGGTCTGTATATCTGTAAAGTGCTGACTAGGGAGTCGTTTCTCTTTCACCTTGATAATACCATCTGGCTCACCTCTGGCCCGGAAAACTACACAACTGAGCCGACTGCCTCAAAGCCAAGAGATCAGACTCCGAAATTGGTTATGGCCGCGCTATTGGCTGGGTTCACGGAACCGACCGAGTGGGTGTTTGGCCACCGAGGTGGACTAGAAAGGACAACGTGTAGCTCGGTACCCCGTTAGGAATTGAAAAATTactcgaggaggccgtcggcgtgtGGAACAAAGCTTATGTGGACTGGAGGCTGCTTTGTAGACAGACAGGATAAGACAGCGGGTTAATTCTCGTGAGAGTGCCAAGAGTTTGGAGCGGTGGCTATGTTGGTCACAGACAGGGCCACGCGGATGGAGGACGGCGAAATGGCCAGGGTTGGGCAGTTGGTCCTGACAGCTGCCTTTAGAGTTCTCACCTCCACAAAGGTCGCTCGTTGCATGGTGCGTCTGGCCGATTCTGCTGATGGTGgcttgcagcagcagcagttcTTCATTGGCGATAAAGTCCGAATTAGGAAACACGCTGAGAGACAGCAGACAGACAGGTATGGGCGGATACGGAGCTTACGTCTTTGCTTATGAGAAGACCAGCTGATTACTCCACATAAACCTTAGCTCTGCCCCGGATTCTAGGGGGACGCTCTGGGGAGCCTGGTTGCATGGGGGGGGATGGAAGttgatggatgggatggcaaCGAGGGTGCGAGACGTCGGCTGGTCTCGGGGCTGAAAGCCTGGCCAGTGAACAGAAACAGAGGCACGCGCCAACCAATTCGCCAAGGCGTGGCATTCCGCTACCTTGCTTCGTGACTCTCCTGATGGCTTCATCGGGTTTGGGCTCGTTCTTGGTACTCTGCGAGGGCTGTTTGCTAGCCTGGCTCAAATTTCCCAAAGCTGCACGAGTGAGGGGTCGCGGCCAGGCAATtaagagaaaaagaaggaagggCAGGCAATGACTGGCACAAGCCGGAGCATGTTATAACAAAACCTTTCTGTCATGGCTGTGCCCAGCCGTATAACACGAGGTTGGGATTTCACAAGGGTACGGCATCAGGACAAATTCAAACCAAGGAACCTCAATTTAGTGACAACCTGTTGGTTGCCTTTCCAAAAACATACAATATATCCGGTCATCCGCCGTCGTGTGAGGCTTGGGTTGGCTTGGGATGGAAATGTATCCTTGCTCAGCGAAAGAACctggggagaagaagatagATACCCTTTTGAGAAGGAGATGAGCCCCAAAACCTTGTGCAGCATTGAGACATTTTGCCCTTTTACAAGACACAACAGGAATGTTGAAGAATTGAACCCCCCAACATAACGAAGGCAGACAAGAGGCTATGAAATAATGCAACAGAAAGAAATGCAATCAATAGAAGCAAGGTATATTTTTGATGGAAATGATAGCATATAAAAGAGTATTTGAAAACCATCAGGCGACGGTGTGTCAGACACATGGGAATAAGTGCTGAGTGTGCCGCAATGAGAACGCATCCCTATCGTCGAGACCACATGTTGCAGTCTGCAGAGTGTCCATTGTCCGTTCGCCAACGCTGGCGGGTGGAGTCCGTGTCCTGCAGCGCCCTGCATCTCCACCTCAGTCTGCGGTCATCTCAACGAGATGATCCAATCAGTTGCTACCTAGGTGGGTAGGTAGATAGCTCGCTGTCCACCTTTTGCTGCACTCTGCACTCTTCACAGACAAGTACCTACTCTGGACAATACCTACCTGCACAAAGACACATACACCAAACATCAGCCAGCCAACTGACCACGGAACCAACTCATCACCTCTTGGGACCAAGAATTTCCTGTAGTTAGATGTACCTATCTAACTCTGCTTGTATGTGTAACTCCCTACCCATTGCCTGCGCAGCGTTGTTCTGATTGAATGTGGGACACCAGGCACAAGCCAGACAGCATAGTACACGCTACAGACAAGCCCGCAGTACCTATCTGGGTACCTAAgcctccctctcccatcGACGGCATCACAGAACCCCAAAGCCAAAGGATAAAGGCGCTAGCCAGGGATGCCTAGGTAGTATAGGTACTTGGGTAGGAatgtacctaggtaggcaggccgaggtcgaggtacCCAAGTACCTGATCTGGCTTCACTGGCTAACGATGtacactacctacctacgcACTTGCTGTCCCTTCGATGGACCTTGAAGCTCGAGCCACAAAACAATCGCGGAGATCCACTTGCCCTTCAAATGCATTGGAACAGAGAAAGTAGAGCCAAGGTTTCCCCCAAGCTCCCGTCTGTCTCGGCGTCTCTGCCTTTTGTCTCCGTTGCCATTCCATTTGCCTCTCTCGCCGCTTGGTGCTGTGGTACGTTTCctgtccttgtccttgtccttcctcctttccttttcctttccctcATCCCAAATTCAAATACCTTGGGTTGCCcctgcctctgcctctgcctccctccatccttccctcctctcctcaTCACCCCGTTTCTTCACCTCCTTCAACCTGAATCATTTTTTCCTGCTGCTTGACTTGACTGACATAATCGCTCAGTTGTTTCAAGCAAGGTAACGTCGTCATCGCGACCTGTCGCTTTCGTGGTTCACAGGCGCGTCCCCAAGAGCTTCCTCAAGCTTCGATCCTCAGATACCAAGCCTAAAGTAGTCGCATCGTCAATTCTATCAGGCGCTCACCATGGCTCAAATCCCACCTCCCAAGTCAAAGCTTGACATCTTGCCCAAGATGCAGGCAAAGGGCCCCTTTTCCGTCCCCTCGCCCGGCGTggaggccaaggacggcgagaCCGTGCCGCGCAGACTGCCGCAGGCCGTCCCCGACTTGATCACGATTCCTGGCGGCAACATTACCACCACCTACGAGCTCGTTAAGCAGAGCGCCGAGAAGTATGGCAACGCCAGGTGCCTGGGCTCGCGCAAGCTGGTCAACACCCACCGCGAGACTAAAAAGGTCAAAAAGATGGTCGACGGTGAGGAGCGCGAGGTCGACAAGCAGTGGACCTACTTCGAACTGAGCCCTTACGAATACATCACCTTCCACGAGTACGAGCGTCTCACCCTCCAGCTCGGCTCTGGCCTCCGCAAGCTAGGCATGATCAAGGGCGATCGTGTGCACCTCTACGCCGCCACGAGCTCGCACTGGCTGGCAATGTCTCATGCTGCTGCATCGCAGTCTATGCCCGTCGTGACGGCGTACGACACGCTCGGCGAAGAGGGTCTGAAATACTCCATGGTCGCGACCTCCGCGAAGGCTATCTTCCTCGACCCCCACCTGCTGCCGACCCTTGTCAACGTCctccaggaggccaaggacatcCGCTACGTCATCTGGAATTCTCAGAACCAGATTCAGCAGACGCACGTGGAACAGCTCAAGTCTGCACACCCCGAGATCCAAATTCTGAGCATCGAGGAGTTACGGAAACTCGGAGAGGAGAACCCTGTCGAAGCCGTTCCTCCCACCACCGACGACTTGTGCTGTATCATGTATACCTCGGGTTCGACCGGCACCCCTAAGGGTGTTCCTCTGAAGCACAAGGCCGTTGTTGCCGCTGGTAAGTCAAATGGCCTTTCAGACGCTGCGCCCAGAACGACGCTTACATTTTCAAGTTGCCGGTGTTAGTGCCGTTGTGCAGCCCTTCATTGGCCctggcgatggcctcctgACCTACCTCCCGCTCGCCCATATTCTCGAGTTTGTCTTCGAGAACGCCTGCATCTACTGGGGGACCACCATGGGTTACGGCAATCCCAAAACGCTGTCCGACAACTCGGTCCGCAACTGCGCCGGTGATATTAGGGAATTTAAGCCTTCCGTCATGGTCGGTGTACCCGCAGTCTGGGAGACGGTGAAGAAGGGTATTATC belongs to Colletotrichum higginsianum IMI 349063 chromosome 5, whole genome shotgun sequence and includes:
- a CDS encoding AMP-binding enzyme is translated as MAQIPPPKSKLDILPKMQAKGPFSVPSPGVEAKDGETVPRRLPQAVPDLITIPGGNITTTYELVKQSAEKYGNARCLGSRKLVNTHRETKKVKKMVDGEEREVDKQWTYFELSPYEYITFHEYERLTLQLGSGLRKLGMIKGDRVHLYAATSSHWLAMSHAAASQSMPVVTAYDTLGEEGLKYSMVATSAKAIFLDPHLLPTLVNVLQEAKDIRYVIWNSQNQIQQTHVEQLKSAHPEIQILSIEELRKLGEENPVEAVPPTTDDLCCIMYTSGSTGTPKGVPLKHKAVVAAVAGVSAVVQPFIGPGDGLLTYLPLAHILEFVFENACIYWGTTMGYGNPKTLSDNSVRNCAGDIREFKPSVMVGVPAVWETVKKGIIAKVNAGSSLVKTLFWNALSAKTHMMNAGIPGSGVLDSIVFKKLKEATGGRLKLCMNGGGPIAKETQQFISMAIAPMIIGYGLTETTAMGCLMNPLEFNVNNMGAMPASIEVKLVDFAEAGYYSTNKPNPQGEVWIRGPSVLDEYYENPKETKEAITEDGWFKTGDIGEFDHNGHLKLIDRKKNLVKTLNGEYIALEKLESIYRAAAVVANICVYADANKAKPIAIIVPAEPALIKLAESIGVKGNNLEELVHDKKLQAAVLKELQNAGRSGGLSGIEIIEGVVMSDEEWTPQNDLVTAAQKLQRKKILEKYKNDVAKAYGSS